One Bacillus sp. FJAT-45037 DNA window includes the following coding sequences:
- a CDS encoding ABC transporter ATP-binding protein has translation MLEVLNVFKSYNYKNILVDANLRIHNGEIVGLIGKNGVGKTTLIKLITGIEKVDAGDIKINGNSVNTEVIDAKYSIGFVTDVPNLYHLLTGKEYLEFIADMWKLDKETREHNIRYYLNILHLKELENQYIHTYSLGTKQKLALAGALIHNPKLLILDEPLTGVDMEIAKEIINIIKDFAQNGGTVLFTSHIFQIINSLSTRIVSLSNNKINECIKQDNEPLKEEELVKFMTESS, from the coding sequence ATGCTAGAAGTATTAAATGTTTTTAAAAGTTACAATTACAAAAATATATTAGTAGATGCAAACCTTCGCATCCATAATGGAGAAATAGTAGGTTTAATTGGTAAAAATGGAGTAGGAAAAACAACATTAATCAAATTAATAACAGGAATTGAAAAGGTAGATGCTGGGGATATAAAAATTAATGGTAATAGTGTGAACACAGAAGTAATTGATGCTAAATATAGTATTGGTTTTGTTACTGATGTCCCAAACTTATACCATCTTCTCACTGGTAAAGAGTATCTAGAGTTCATTGCTGATATGTGGAAACTAGATAAAGAAACTAGAGAGCATAACATCCGGTACTATTTAAACATTCTTCATTTAAAGGAATTAGAGAATCAGTATATTCATACCTATTCATTAGGAACTAAGCAAAAACTCGCTTTAGCAGGTGCGCTCATACACAATCCCAAACTACTAATTCTCGATGAGCCACTAACTGGTGTAGATATGGAGATAGCTAAAGAAATAATTAATATAATTAAAGATTTTGCTCAAAATGGTGGTACTGTTCTCTTCACTTCTCATATATTCCAAATTATTAATAGCCTCTCAACTAGAATAGTAAGCTTGTCTAATAATAAAATAAATGAATGCATAAAACAAGATAATGAACCTTTAAAGGAAGAGGAATTAGTAAAATTTATGACCGAAAGTTCTTGA
- a CDS encoding stage II sporulation protein M translates to MENKPLIITKSFLKKNSFPLILSFGVFFLTFFGTILVELWKVGFKISPDLLIVDEINISQNATPWNEILIHNFIVLLPVLLGVFNLGLLSFWYIILQGYLLGVTVSILIQEFPISFIFKYTLAHGVFEFLAIGFLGAFAFKPGVLIIDKVILNKRVCMKSSMKQIGLLFFLFLFFLLISAIVEGFITPYL, encoded by the coding sequence TTGGAGAATAAACCGTTAATAATTACAAAAAGTTTTCTTAAAAAAAACTCATTTCCGTTAATTCTGTCATTTGGAGTTTTCTTCCTGACCTTCTTTGGTACAATACTAGTCGAGTTATGGAAAGTTGGATTCAAAATTAGTCCAGACCTTTTAATAGTAGATGAAATTAATATCAGTCAAAATGCAACTCCCTGGAATGAAATACTCATTCATAACTTTATCGTTTTATTGCCAGTTTTATTAGGAGTTTTCAATCTTGGATTATTATCATTTTGGTACATCATCCTTCAAGGTTATTTACTAGGTGTTACAGTTAGTATATTAATTCAAGAATTCCCCATTAGCTTTATCTTTAAATACACACTAGCACATGGAGTATTCGAATTTTTAGCAATTGGTTTTTTAGGTGCATTTGCCTTTAAACCCGGCGTGTTAATAATTGACAAAGTAATTCTTAATAAGAGAGTATGTATGAAAAGTAGTATGAAGCAGATCGGTCTATTATTTTTTCTATTTCTATTCTTCCTATTGATATCTGCAATAGTGGAAGGATTTATTACTCCGTATCTTTAA
- a CDS encoding M48 family metallopeptidase, with protein sequence MLKKFAVCYIVATVITIFVMVVETSVRSPILSPFILISDNISSEPHGKILAGYSSIQGDYFLSVHKDTTVNNQLIEPTFQFQLLKNDYSYYSIEKSKTQRLEQDLLTNERYEVITRRGIKLTSEEGANFEPSKSFFINKYFINTNKLGTVQYTPEYSNLIIFITLLLSVLFPPSLFLLYKYLLNSGRGLESIFLIFAPYFLSIIVPLVFNYLFLMNYLLIFTTSYVISIIISILLPMLISSILTIKTGSFYSEAIIKYKKEKDYYFEPNIQNEGIANREVHKFIILLTLLVLYFSLYFLLPLTLQAKIVNNLLFFGIWFISVTILVFFVSFLLHTYTGNYRKLSPQHELNKYIKQIEEETSLKVNVYVKKNSIEDINAWVYSLNIKSNKALNIFVTEGLLEEFSEEEIYSIIYHEIGHIRLKHGQYILLLSLGVSALVSVSLFYLRQIMLSFGWWHYLMVFPIAVIMLILITEWLPKKISKTLEHKADEYAVQKTGNKELYIHTLVKLERLSKTEEDYKVKHREWKASHPTLQKRINYLERNF encoded by the coding sequence ATGTTAAAGAAATTTGCGGTATGTTACATAGTTGCTACTGTCATTACTATATTTGTTATGGTGGTTGAAACTAGTGTACGATCTCCTATCCTTTCTCCATTTATCTTGATTAGTGACAATATCTCTTCGGAACCACACGGCAAGATTTTAGCTGGTTATTCAAGTATCCAAGGAGATTACTTTTTATCTGTTCATAAAGATACGACGGTTAACAATCAGTTAATTGAACCTACATTTCAATTTCAACTTTTAAAAAATGATTACTCCTATTACTCAATTGAAAAGAGTAAAACACAACGTTTAGAGCAGGATTTGTTAACGAATGAGAGGTATGAAGTTATTACTAGGAGAGGTATAAAATTAACTTCAGAGGAAGGTGCAAATTTCGAACCTAGCAAGTCTTTTTTTATCAACAAATATTTTATTAACACGAACAAACTAGGAACAGTTCAATACACACCTGAATATTCTAATTTAATTATTTTTATAACATTATTACTTTCCGTACTTTTCCCACCATCTCTATTTCTGCTATATAAATATTTATTAAATAGTGGACGTGGGCTTGAAAGTATCTTCTTGATATTTGCACCCTATTTCTTATCAATTATTGTACCACTTGTTTTTAACTATTTGTTTCTTATGAATTACCTATTAATCTTTACAACTTCATATGTTATAAGTATTATTATTTCTATTCTTTTACCAATGTTGATCTCTAGTATCCTAACAATTAAAACTGGGTCCTTTTATAGTGAGGCTATCATTAAGTATAAGAAGGAAAAAGACTACTATTTTGAACCTAACATACAAAATGAAGGAATAGCCAATAGAGAAGTACATAAGTTCATTATACTTTTAACCCTTTTAGTTTTATATTTTTCCTTATATTTTTTATTACCACTTACTTTACAAGCTAAAATCGTTAATAACCTTCTATTCTTTGGTATTTGGTTTATTTCCGTGACAATTTTAGTATTTTTCGTATCGTTCTTACTGCACACCTATACTGGAAATTATAGAAAATTAAGTCCTCAACATGAACTAAACAAATATATTAAGCAAATTGAGGAAGAAACTTCACTCAAAGTAAATGTATATGTTAAGAAAAACTCGATAGAAGATATTAATGCATGGGTGTACAGTTTGAATATTAAAAGTAATAAAGCATTAAATATCTTTGTGACAGAAGGGTTATTAGAAGAGTTTAGCGAGGAGGAAATATATTCTATAATTTATCATGAAATTGGACATATCCGACTGAAGCACGGTCAATACATTCTTTTATTATCGTTAGGGGTTTCTGCGCTTGTAAGTGTCTCGCTCTTTTATTTGAGACAAATAATGCTCTCCTTTGGATGGTGGCATTATTTAATGGTTTTCCCAATCGCAGTTATTATGCTTATTCTAATAACAGAATGGCTTCCTAAAAAAATATCTAAAACTTTAGAGCATAAAGCAGACGAATATGCAGTACAAAAAACTGGTAACAAAGAACTTTACATACACACATTGGTAAAGTTAGAAAGGTTAAGTAAAACCGAAGAAGATTATAAAGTTAAGCATAGAGAGTGGAAAGCATCTCATCCAACACTTCAAAAGAGGATAAATTATTTAGAAAGGAATTTTTGA
- a CDS encoding YIP1 family protein has product MNTELARKNFTLNILLNPTKQMQELEEKPKILLPFLLITLTGILTAFVLHRYSLHIILDFFELEQTKTTSLILLLLYSIIICSFLITEWMIFSVITFFFTIIFSFKVVSLKFVFSIIGFSWIPIIIRTLSYLTLIVMNGRIFEPQGLTLLFSNDIPNIIKIVLQNLDVFVLWQLLIVYIGVNVIVKKKLLSFLIVLSTFTITILIKVFPYLLATTLLD; this is encoded by the coding sequence ATGAATACTGAACTAGCACGAAAGAATTTTACTTTAAATATATTATTAAACCCAACAAAACAAATGCAAGAATTAGAGGAAAAACCTAAGATTCTATTACCATTCTTATTAATCACTCTTACTGGTATTTTAACCGCATTCGTCTTACATCGATATTCGTTACATATAATTTTAGACTTTTTCGAATTGGAACAAACAAAAACTACTAGCCTAATCTTATTATTACTATATTCTATTATTATATGTAGCTTTTTAATAACAGAATGGATGATTTTTTCAGTGATAACTTTTTTCTTTACTATCATTTTTTCATTTAAAGTTGTAAGTTTAAAGTTTGTTTTTAGTATAATTGGGTTTAGTTGGATCCCTATTATAATAAGGACTTTAAGCTACCTTACACTTATTGTTATGAATGGAAGAATATTCGAGCCGCAAGGGTTAACATTACTTTTCAGTAATGATATACCTAATATTATTAAGATAGTTCTTCAGAATTTAGATGTTTTTGTATTATGGCAGCTATTAATTGTATATATCGGTGTAAATGTAATAGTTAAAAAGAAACTCCTTTCTTTTCTAATCGTACTGTCAACATTTACAATTACTATCCTTATAAAAGTTTTTCCATACTTACTTGCTACAACATTACTAGATTAA
- a CDS encoding uberolysin/carnocyclin family circular bacteriocin yields the protein MKHLSKAVLLVVTVSLGIMLLIGSLNFSPTKTQATSSNVNTSVEYKEVGLKLAQQINKHSKKTWNQSQTQASKIVNLVMNGSDVYTAVTAVIGVFTFGWGFAIISAAQLSLKWYIKKKGRKAAVTW from the coding sequence TTGAAACATTTAAGTAAAGCTGTGCTATTAGTAGTAACTGTGTCATTAGGAATAATGCTTCTAATTGGTTCTTTAAACTTTTCACCAACAAAAACTCAAGCTACTTCAAGCAATGTAAACACATCTGTTGAGTATAAAGAGGTTGGGTTAAAACTAGCACAACAAATTAATAAACATTCCAAGAAGACTTGGAATCAATCTCAAACTCAAGCTAGTAAGATTGTTAATCTAGTAATGAACGGCTCGGACGTTTATACTGCTGTCACTGCTGTAATAGGTGTCTTCACTTTTGGTTGGGGCTTTGCAATTATCTCTGCCGCACAACTTAGTTTAAAATGGTACATCAAAAAGAAGGGGCGTAAAGCTGCCGTGACGTGGTAA
- a CDS encoding efflux RND transporter periplasmic adaptor subunit: MEVNIKQIGKLVIITLIVFIFIGINYIMLNKEKEPEQKIVNKSSLVEKKIVDEVLLAGKMTILNESFVHYEPAKGDIKEIHVNEGDHVKKGDLILSYKDASLTMEYNQLTSTIQTDYLYINRVEKQIKNLSDKKKKLEEEIGKKDAEVLINEEREELEYELRMANISLSQNLEQKKFIEVRMKQLDIFSPVDGEVYSINMDWEANSDNYILHIVNHDSLVVSSFVSEYDILKLKTGQDVTLKTDVLPDENWPGIINKIGDFPVESHIVEAASSDNSYYKVEIKPSENIMEIKPGFNMIVEIALDPMIVMVLPISAVNIEGETSYVYVEKNGIANKKIVNTGIKLGDYIEIVDGLDVAEDVLISDDLYDGMEVIMID, translated from the coding sequence ATGGAGGTAAATATAAAGCAAATAGGTAAGTTGGTAATTATTACATTAATAGTATTTATCTTTATCGGAATAAATTACATCATGTTAAATAAGGAAAAAGAACCAGAACAAAAGATAGTAAATAAGTCCAGCTTAGTTGAAAAAAAGATTGTAGACGAAGTATTACTGGCGGGAAAAATGACAATTCTAAATGAATCATTTGTACACTATGAACCTGCAAAAGGAGATATTAAGGAAATTCATGTTAATGAAGGGGATCATGTAAAGAAAGGAGATTTAATATTAAGCTATAAAGATGCAAGCCTGACGATGGAATACAATCAATTGACCTCAACGATACAGACGGATTACTTGTACATTAATAGAGTAGAAAAGCAAATAAAAAATTTAAGTGATAAGAAAAAGAAGTTAGAAGAAGAGATAGGAAAAAAGGATGCAGAAGTACTGATAAATGAAGAAAGAGAAGAGTTGGAATATGAGTTGAGAATGGCAAATATTTCTTTAAGTCAAAATCTAGAACAGAAAAAATTCATAGAAGTAAGAATGAAACAATTGGATATTTTTTCACCAGTTGATGGAGAGGTATACTCGATAAATATGGATTGGGAAGCCAATTCAGATAACTATATTCTACATATTGTGAATCATGATAGTTTAGTAGTAAGTTCTTTCGTTTCAGAGTATGATATTTTAAAGCTGAAAACTGGTCAAGATGTAACCCTGAAAACAGATGTTTTGCCTGATGAAAATTGGCCAGGCATTATAAACAAAATAGGAGATTTTCCGGTAGAATCCCACATAGTAGAAGCAGCTAGTTCGGATAATAGTTATTACAAAGTGGAGATAAAGCCCTCAGAAAATATAATGGAAATTAAACCTGGGTTTAATATGATAGTCGAAATTGCGTTAGATCCAATGATAGTTATGGTTCTCCCTATAAGTGCAGTGAATATAGAGGGGGAAACCTCTTATGTTTATGTAGAAAAGAATGGGATAGCAAACAAAAAAATTGTAAACACGGGGATAAAATTAGGGGACTATATTGAGATTGTTGATGGCCTTGATGTAGCAGAAGATGTGCTAATATCAGATGATTTATATGATGGGATGGAAGTGATAATGATTGATTAA
- a CDS encoding ABC transporter ATP-binding protein, which yields MIKLSNIIKSFGDEKGDTSSIVLKNINMEISRNTYSAIMVPSGSGKTTLLNILGCLDAPTEGSYEFNGIDITSLSEKELATLRNISIGFVFQHFHLLMRLTAIENVELPLIYSGISLQERKKKAEEALFRVGLESRTKYLPHELSGGQNQRVAIARSVINRPNLILADEPTGALDTKSSETIMDLFSELHHEGVAIVLITHDKNIAMKSNLIFHLLDGGINEVERVNNNVFT from the coding sequence TTGATTAAACTATCAAATATAATCAAAAGTTTTGGTGACGAAAAAGGGGACACTAGTTCTATTGTCTTGAAAAATATTAATATGGAAATTTCTCGTAATACATATTCTGCTATTATGGTTCCTTCAGGATCTGGAAAAACCACTTTATTAAATATATTAGGATGTCTGGATGCACCTACAGAGGGGAGCTACGAATTTAATGGGATTGATATTACTAGCCTTTCTGAAAAAGAGCTTGCCACTCTTAGAAATATATCTATTGGTTTTGTCTTTCAACACTTCCATTTATTAATGAGATTAACCGCAATTGAAAATGTTGAATTACCATTAATATATTCAGGAATTTCTTTACAAGAAAGAAAAAAAAAAGCAGAAGAAGCATTATTTCGAGTGGGTTTGGAAAGTAGAACGAAATACTTGCCTCATGAATTATCGGGCGGTCAAAATCAAAGGGTAGCTATTGCTAGGTCTGTCATAAATAGGCCGAATCTAATTTTGGCAGATGAACCGACAGGAGCACTTGACACAAAATCTAGTGAAACTATTATGGACCTTTTTTCTGAATTACATCATGAAGGAGTTGCGATAGTGCTTATAACCCACGATAAGAACATTGCAATGAAGTCAAATTTAATATTCCATCTGTTAGATGGTGGAATTAATGAAGTGGAAAGGGTTAATAACAATGTTTTTACTTGA
- a CDS encoding ABC transporter permease: protein MKWKGLITMFLLENIKIGLASLLAHKMRSFLTIVGIIIGVASVIIIVAIGKGGEQLLKSTMIGKDNIIEIIYEPTEEEYNANPNGYHLDVFTQDDVSALRQVENVAYVIGMSTVYHKARIKDQEFDLNTYAIDEEFFNMHKFDILEGNSFSSSDFNSGSRIGLISNNLQEELFENQNAIGNYIWINGEPIVISGVIEKEDELFSFKENELYIPFNTYKKIMHNDHYSDVTIKVNELDNIQLVGEEASNLLNNKNNRDGTYSVINYEELSQGITQITNIMTIIIASIAGISLLVGGVGIMNMMLVSVTERTREIGIRKALGATRTQILQQFLIESITLSLIGGIFGVSLGSMISMLISKIANWPSLITMTPIIVSLLFCIFIGVLFGVLPANKAAKLKPIQALNYE from the coding sequence ATGAAGTGGAAAGGGTTAATAACAATGTTTTTACTTGAAAACATAAAAATCGGTCTTGCTTCTCTCTTAGCTCATAAAATGAGATCGTTTTTAACGATAGTGGGGATAATAATAGGTGTCGCTTCCGTTATAATAATAGTTGCTATTGGCAAAGGGGGAGAACAGTTACTTAAATCTACTATGATAGGAAAAGACAACATCATCGAAATTATATATGAGCCCACTGAAGAAGAGTACAATGCAAACCCAAATGGGTATCACTTAGATGTGTTTACTCAGGATGACGTAAGTGCATTAAGACAGGTAGAAAATGTAGCATATGTTATTGGAATGTCGACGGTTTATCACAAAGCCAGAATAAAAGACCAGGAATTTGATTTAAATACATATGCCATAGACGAAGAGTTCTTTAATATGCACAAGTTTGATATTTTAGAAGGAAATTCGTTTTCCAGTTCGGATTTTAATAGTGGAAGTCGCATAGGGTTAATAAGTAATAACTTACAAGAAGAGTTATTTGAGAATCAAAATGCAATTGGGAATTATATTTGGATTAATGGTGAGCCGATCGTAATCAGTGGAGTTATAGAGAAAGAAGACGAATTGTTTTCTTTTAAAGAAAATGAACTATACATTCCATTTAATACATATAAAAAAATAATGCATAATGACCATTATAGCGACGTTACCATTAAGGTCAATGAACTAGATAATATACAACTAGTAGGAGAGGAAGCGAGCAATCTACTAAATAATAAAAATAATAGAGATGGTACCTATTCTGTTATCAATTACGAGGAACTTTCACAGGGTATTACTCAAATCACCAATATAATGACAATTATTATTGCAAGTATAGCAGGAATTTCACTGCTAGTTGGAGGGGTTGGCATCATGAATATGATGTTAGTATCCGTTACAGAAAGAACTCGTGAGATAGGAATTAGAAAAGCATTAGGTGCTACAAGAACACAGATTTTACAACAATTTCTTATAGAATCTATTACACTTTCGCTAATTGGTGGGATATTCGGTGTTTCATTAGGATCTATGATATCGATGCTAATATCCAAAATAGCCAACTGGCCTTCATTAATTACCATGACACCAATTATTGTTTCACTGTTATTCTGTATATTTATTGGTGTGTTATTCGGTGTCCTGCCAGCTAATAAAGCTGCAAAACTTAAGCCAATACAGGCTTTAAATTATGAATGA
- a CDS encoding type I restriction enzyme endonuclease domain-containing protein produces the protein MGDEIKVKFKKKYPKGKQMSDMLKKTIEEYHNGVISTADVIRFMFEMRNNLDEETMRRMDLGLTEEELIRAALTMSY, from the coding sequence TTGGGGGATGAAATTAAGGTTAAGTTTAAAAAGAAATATCCAAAAGGTAAACAGATGAGTGATATGTTAAAGAAAACGATCGAAGAGTATCACAACGGAGTAATATCAACAGCAGATGTTATTCGATTTATGTTTGAGATGAGAAATAACTTAGACGAAGAGACAATGCGACGAATGGATTTAGGACTTACTGAAGAGGAATTGATAAGGGCAGCATTGACCATGAGTTATTAA
- a CDS encoding transcriptional regulator: MFGSGKKRSKLGKFIDKHSVSTVEFSKETGVSRRTLTKVCNEDHYVPSPVVMKKILKSVRKVDPNLKINDFWDI, encoded by the coding sequence ATGTTCGGATCAGGAAAGAAGAGAAGCAAATTAGGAAAGTTTATAGATAAACATAGTGTTTCAACCGTTGAATTTTCTAAGGAAACAGGTGTCAGTAGAAGGACATTAACAAAAGTTTGCAATGAAGACCATTATGTTCCCAGTCCTGTAGTAATGAAAAAGATACTTAAAAGCGTTAGGAAGGTTGATCCTAACCTTAAAATTAATGATTTTTGGGATATTTAA
- the amyS gene encoding alpha-amylase, with protein sequence MNRKNIFLSISLVFLLIFPLLSLPTEKAVAHHNGTNGTMMQYFEWHLPNDGNHWNRLSNDASNLRNKGITAVWIPPAWKGTSQNDVGYGAYDLYDLGEFNQKGTIRTKYGTREQLQNAVNSLKRNGVQVYGDVVMNHKGGADGTEQVRAVEVNPRNRNQEVSGEYTIEAWTKFDFPGRGNTHSNFKWRWYHFDGVDWDASRQLQNRIYKFRGDGKAWDWEVDTENGNYDYLMYADVDMDHPDVVNELRNWGVWYASTLNLDGFRVDAVKHIKYSFTRDWLTHVRNTTGKQMFAVAEFWKDDLGAIENYLNKTNWNHSVFDVPLHYNLYNASNSGGGYDMKQIFNGTVVQKHPMHAVTFVDNHDSQPGEALESFVAEWFKPLAYALTLTREQGYPSVFYGDYYGIPSHNVPAMNSKIDPILEARQKYAYGRQHDYLDHHDIIGWTREGNTTHTESGLATIMSDGPGGNKWMYVGRNKAGQVWRDITGNRSDTVTINGDGWGNFFVNGGSVSIWVKQ encoded by the coding sequence ATGAATCGTAAGAATATTTTTTTGAGTATATCTTTAGTCTTCCTATTAATCTTTCCTCTTCTCTCATTACCTACGGAAAAGGCAGTAGCACATCACAATGGGACGAATGGGACAATGATGCAATACTTTGAATGGCATTTACCTAATGACGGAAATCACTGGAATCGATTGAGTAATGATGCTAGTAATCTACGAAATAAAGGAATAACTGCGGTTTGGATTCCTCCTGCGTGGAAAGGTACATCGCAAAATGATGTTGGTTATGGCGCGTATGATCTTTATGACTTAGGAGAATTTAATCAAAAAGGAACAATCCGAACTAAGTATGGTACACGAGAGCAATTACAGAATGCAGTCAATTCTTTAAAACGTAATGGAGTTCAAGTATATGGAGATGTTGTAATGAATCACAAAGGAGGAGCGGATGGTACAGAACAAGTTCGTGCTGTGGAGGTAAATCCTAGGAATCGTAACCAGGAGGTTTCTGGAGAATATACAATCGAGGCTTGGACAAAATTTGATTTTCCTGGAAGAGGAAATACCCACTCCAATTTCAAATGGCGTTGGTATCATTTTGATGGGGTAGACTGGGACGCATCGCGGCAACTACAAAATCGCATTTATAAATTTCGTGGTGATGGTAAAGCATGGGACTGGGAAGTGGACACAGAAAACGGAAACTATGATTATTTAATGTATGCTGATGTTGATATGGACCATCCTGATGTTGTGAATGAGCTGAGAAATTGGGGTGTTTGGTATGCATCCACTCTAAATCTAGATGGTTTTAGAGTGGATGCCGTTAAGCATATTAAATATAGTTTCACCCGAGATTGGTTGACACATGTAAGGAATACAACCGGAAAACAGATGTTTGCAGTTGCTGAATTCTGGAAAGATGATTTAGGTGCGATTGAAAATTATTTAAATAAAACAAATTGGAATCACTCTGTTTTTGATGTACCCCTACACTATAACCTCTATAATGCTTCAAATAGTGGTGGTGGTTATGATATGAAGCAGATCTTCAATGGAACAGTTGTCCAAAAGCATCCGATGCATGCGGTGACATTTGTTGATAATCACGACTCACAACCGGGAGAAGCTTTAGAGTCATTTGTAGCAGAATGGTTTAAACCGTTAGCGTATGCTCTTACTTTGACAAGGGAACAAGGGTATCCATCAGTTTTCTATGGTGATTATTATGGCATTCCCTCCCACAATGTCCCTGCAATGAATTCCAAGATTGATCCAATCTTAGAAGCGCGCCAAAAGTATGCATATGGCAGACAACATGATTATTTAGATCATCATGATATCATTGGTTGGACACGAGAAGGAAACACCACTCATACAGAGTCGGGATTAGCGACTATTATGTCAGATGGGCCTGGAGGAAATAAGTGGATGTATGTAGGTAGAAATAAAGCAGGGCAAGTTTGGCGGGATATTACTGGTAACAGATCAGATACTGTTACTATAAATGGAGATGGATGGGGGAATTTCTTCGTGAATGGGGGTTCTGTTTCTATCTGGGTAAAGCAATAA
- a CDS encoding TetR/AcrR family transcriptional regulator, which produces MSLEVQARERILISAKKLFAQKGYEQVTVREIAREAQCSHTSIYVYFEDKKKLLEALATEPLNRLQKSIQGILTSNNYTPQEKLIRLSKMFVHFGLSYRNLYQAFLTFEATRVDAEETIWELNEKRLDLFTHLKNAVNGVFPVADEKTLLDLSRMIYFVLHGIIMTYKDVDERISGIVKRIFPIVDRSIIYLIQGGEIDENNKSFTARVQN; this is translated from the coding sequence ATGTCTTTAGAGGTGCAGGCTAGAGAGAGAATTTTGATTTCGGCAAAGAAATTATTTGCTCAAAAAGGTTACGAACAAGTAACTGTGAGAGAAATAGCGAGAGAAGCGCAGTGTTCTCACACCAGTATTTATGTTTATTTTGAAGATAAAAAAAAGCTATTAGAAGCCTTGGCAACAGAACCACTTAATCGATTACAAAAAAGTATTCAAGGAATACTTACATCTAACAATTACACGCCACAAGAAAAGCTCATTAGGTTGTCTAAAATGTTTGTACACTTTGGCTTGAGCTATCGTAATCTGTATCAAGCATTTCTTACGTTTGAAGCGACTAGGGTCGATGCAGAAGAAACCATATGGGAGTTAAATGAAAAACGCTTAGATTTATTTACCCATTTAAAAAATGCAGTAAACGGAGTATTTCCGGTTGCTGATGAAAAGACTTTATTAGATTTAAGTCGAATGATTTATTTTGTACTACATGGAATTATTATGACCTACAAAGATGTAGATGAGCGTATAAGTGGGATTGTTAAACGCATATTCCCTATCGTCGATAGGTCCATTATTTATCTTATTCAAGGAGGAGAAATTGATGAAAATAATAAAAGTTTCACCGCACGTGTACAAAATTGA
- a CDS encoding MBL fold metallo-hydrolase, with amino-acid sequence MKIIKVSPHVYKIEAWFLLKMSAWLVKTNEGVYIVDTGMSFMAKRILKEAEKIGEPKGILLTHGHSDHVGGLKKILDNYKLPVYSHTLDIKYMEGKEPFPGRNKKENLVAPGTVKPLSQREDGTLKAIGNLVPYHTPGHSPGHVSYYHPIDRVLIGGDLFTSKKGKLRPPIKMFTADMRQAVESAKIVKELKPIVVSICHGEDIQHPHTQINTYLTIK; translated from the coding sequence ATGAAAATAATAAAAGTTTCACCGCACGTGTACAAAATTGAAGCATGGTTTCTTTTAAAAATGAGTGCTTGGCTTGTGAAAACTAATGAGGGTGTGTATATAGTAGATACGGGGATGTCATTTATGGCAAAGCGTATTTTAAAAGAAGCTGAGAAAATAGGTGAGCCGAAAGGTATCTTATTAACTCATGGTCATTCTGATCATGTAGGGGGATTAAAAAAGATATTAGATAATTATAAGTTGCCGGTATACAGTCATACTTTAGATATTAAATATATGGAAGGCAAGGAACCGTTTCCTGGTCGAAATAAAAAAGAAAACCTTGTTGCTCCAGGAACTGTAAAACCGTTATCACAGAGAGAAGATGGGACTTTGAAAGCTATTGGTAATTTAGTTCCCTACCATACCCCAGGACATTCTCCGGGACACGTAAGTTATTATCACCCAATAGATCGTGTATTGATAGGTGGGGATTTATTTACCTCAAAGAAAGGGAAGCTGAGACCACCTATTAAAATGTTCACAGCTGATATGAGACAAGCTGTAGAAAGTGCAAAAATTGTAAAAGAACTAAAACCTATTGTTGTAAGTATTTGTCATGGAGAAGACATTCAGCATCCTCATACACAAATTAATACATATTTAACAATAAAATAA